Part of the Salinimonas lutimaris genome, GGCCAAGAAAGTGCCCAATACCATGCGGGAAAAAGGTCCGGGTGATCCCCTGCTCAACAATGTCCTGCGCAGGCAGGTTAACCAGACCCACATCATGCAGAATTTGCGCAATACCATCATGAGCCAGCACATGAACATCGGTGTAGCTAACATTCGGTTTCAGGGTTTCGCCCAGTGTCTGGGTCACCTTGTCAACCCGGGCGATAAGATCGGCAAAGCGGTCATCCTCGCGGCTGTAGGTGCGGGTGATATCAGCAGCATAACCATGATAGTTAGCCCCTGCATCAATCAAAAAAGAGCGGTTATGAGCCGGCGCTGTCGTGTCGCACTGCATGTAATGAAGAATGGACGCATGTTCGTTAAGCGCCACAATACTGGTGTACGGCACATCGTTGTCGCCCTGTCGGGCAGCCGCAGCGTACGCCAGATTGATATCAAACTCACTTTTACCGGCATGAAACGCCTCGGCCGCAGCGCGGTGTCCGGCTACCGCCAGCTTATTTGCCTCACGCATGCACGCCAGCTCATAATCGGTTTTGTAAGCACGCTGATAGTGCAGGTAATGCAACACCCGATCAGGGTTAACATTATCAAACCCCAATGCTTTTGCCACTTCAATGTATTCACCGATATAGCCAAACCGGACTTTGTCGTACGGCAGGTGTTTTTCCACCGCATC contains:
- the pepQ gene encoding Xaa-Pro dipeptidase, whose translation is MTTVHTHYKAHIETLQTRTREALQREGLDGLVIHSGQGKRIFLDDNHYPFKVNPQFKAWLPVVDNPNCWLVVNGVDKPKLIFYRPVDFWHKVPPAPADFWAEEFDIVLLQQADAVEKHLPYDKVRFGYIGEYIEVAKALGFDNVNPDRVLHYLHYQRAYKTDYELACMREANKLAVAGHRAAAEAFHAGKSEFDINLAYAAAARQGDNDVPYTSIVALNEHASILHYMQCDTTAPAHNRSFLIDAGANYHGYAADITRTYSREDDRFADLIARVDKVTQTLGETLKPNVSYTDVHVLAHDGIAQILHDVGLVNLPAQDIVEQGITRTFFPHGIGHFLGLQVHDVGGLINDDRGTPKPPPEDHPFLRCTRMVEPRQVFTIEPGLYFIDSLLADLKSTQASRYINWDKVDLYRPYGGIRIEDNIIVHRDRNENMTRELGL